A genomic window from Candidatus Kouleothrix ribensis includes:
- a CDS encoding VCBS repeat-containing protein, whose translation MPTRIRRPPWILVLFVLVGLNLTLSPAPHVFAATNFTDIGAGLAGDITWGSTMSWADYDNDGDLDLLVSGYYYNGTLGGQRTTLYRNTNGVFADAGANLPGVFAGAHAWADYDNDGDLDLALAGYWTLVNGPILKIYRNTNGTFADSNTLFPGFPSGAYGLQNAALAWGDYDNDGDPDLAVSGVVNNTDQIISRIYRNDAGSFVDIQAGLLATTQGSLDWGDYDNDGDLDLLLTGVDKIVNGAPHTRIYQNNAGTFTALQSGLPDIAFGKAAWGDFDNDGDLDVALVGAIATNLYLRAVYTNNGGTFVSQFSAQGGSASRVLGWGDYDNDGYSDLFILGNLGVVGNVQIFHNNGGTSWSGINNVFPDSYQNAAAWADYDNDGDLDLALMACTDPTDATTCTSTGFTRIYRNNGNPANTPPAAPAALQAALAGQQATLSWNAPADAQTASPGLSYNLRVGTSPGGSNIVAPMANPSTGYRRLPKRGSIGSKRSWTTTLPYGTYYWSVQAIDPAFAGSAWAMEGSFTIIQPDTTAPTGSISINSNAAIIGSTQVTLFLSASDTGGSGLKEMRFSNDGVSWGGWEQYTTMRLFWNLVLGDGVKTVYAQFRDGAGNISATATDTIILDTTPPSVVTFALNGGAQFTNSPNLGTSITGSDTNDLSVVRLSNKPDKTFGKLTYGADYTYAKGSVLGVPWSLTESATGGSANNGPRTVYIQFRDVANNWSLVGNATIFLDTVAPTGTLAINTGAAQTTNTDVMLTLVGDDAAPASGVAVMRFSNDGTNWSSWEPYAATRGWTLSGGAGIKTVRVQYRDNAGNLSAVEQATIVLEPNQLEYRALVPLIIK comes from the coding sequence ATGCCGACTCGCATCCGCCGCCCGCCTTGGATTCTTGTGCTATTCGTCCTGGTAGGGCTGAACCTGACGTTGAGCCCCGCCCCGCACGTGTTCGCCGCCACAAACTTCACCGACATTGGTGCCGGGCTGGCTGGCGATATCACCTGGGGATCCACAATGTCCTGGGCCGACTACGATAACGACGGCGACCTCGACCTGCTCGTATCCGGTTACTACTATAACGGTACATTGGGTGGCCAGCGCACGACGCTATACCGCAACACCAATGGTGTGTTCGCCGATGCCGGCGCTAATCTGCCAGGGGTGTTCGCTGGAGCACATGCCTGGGCCGATTACGATAACGATGGCGATCTGGATCTTGCGCTGGCTGGCTACTGGACGCTCGTGAACGGCCCAATCTTGAAGATCTACCGTAATACCAATGGCACGTTTGCCGATAGCAACACGCTGTTTCCCGGCTTTCCCAGCGGCGCCTACGGTCTCCAGAATGCAGCGCTTGCCTGGGGCGACTACGACAACGATGGCGACCCTGACCTGGCCGTGAGCGGGGTCGTGAACAACACTGATCAGATCATTAGCCGAATCTACCGCAACGACGCCGGGAGCTTTGTCGATATTCAGGCTGGCCTCCTGGCCACCACACAAGGATCGCTCGATTGGGGCGACTACGACAACGACGGCGACCTCGACCTGCTGCTGACCGGCGTGGATAAGATCGTCAATGGTGCCCCACATACACGGATCTATCAGAACAATGCCGGTACATTCACCGCCCTCCAATCCGGCCTGCCTGATATCGCATTTGGAAAGGCCGCCTGGGGCGACTTCGACAATGATGGCGACCTTGACGTTGCGCTTGTCGGCGCCATAGCCACTAACCTCTACCTGCGCGCCGTGTATACCAACAATGGCGGCACATTCGTTTCCCAATTCTCCGCCCAGGGGGGCAGTGCGAGCAGGGTTCTTGGCTGGGGCGACTACGACAACGATGGATATAGCGACCTGTTCATCCTCGGCAACTTAGGTGTGGTAGGAAACGTGCAAATCTTTCATAATAATGGCGGCACCTCCTGGTCTGGTATCAACAACGTGTTTCCTGACAGCTACCAGAATGCCGCTGCCTGGGCCGACTATGACAACGATGGCGATCTCGATCTGGCACTGATGGCCTGTACAGACCCAACCGACGCAACCACATGTACATCGACTGGCTTCACCCGCATCTACCGCAACAACGGCAACCCGGCCAACACCCCGCCTGCTGCCCCAGCCGCGCTACAGGCTGCGCTCGCGGGCCAACAGGCGACGCTGAGCTGGAATGCACCAGCTGATGCTCAGACGGCGTCGCCAGGTCTCAGCTACAACCTGCGCGTTGGCACCAGCCCTGGCGGCAGCAATATCGTGGCACCGATGGCCAATCCCAGCACCGGCTACCGACGCCTGCCGAAACGCGGCAGCATCGGCTCGAAGCGTAGCTGGACAACCACGCTACCCTACGGCACCTACTACTGGAGTGTGCAGGCGATCGACCCTGCCTTCGCCGGCTCGGCCTGGGCCATGGAAGGCAGCTTTACGATCATTCAACCCGACACCACTGCGCCAACCGGCTCGATCTCGATCAACAGTAACGCCGCAATCATCGGCAGTACCCAGGTGACACTGTTTTTGTCGGCCAGCGATACGGGCGGATCGGGCCTGAAAGAGATGCGCTTCAGCAATGATGGCGTGAGCTGGGGTGGTTGGGAACAATACACTACCATGCGCCTGTTCTGGAATCTCGTGCTCGGTGACGGTGTCAAGACGGTGTACGCACAGTTCCGTGATGGCGCGGGCAATATCTCGGCCACCGCAACTGACACGATCATTCTCGACACGACACCACCAAGCGTTGTCACCTTTGCGCTCAATGGCGGGGCGCAGTTCACGAACTCGCCCAATCTCGGTACGTCGATCACTGGCTCCGACACCAATGATCTGAGCGTTGTCCGGCTCTCGAATAAGCCCGACAAGACCTTTGGTAAGCTGACCTACGGGGCCGACTACACCTATGCCAAAGGTTCCGTTCTGGGTGTCCCCTGGTCGCTCACCGAAAGTGCTACCGGTGGCTCGGCCAACAACGGGCCGCGTACGGTCTACATCCAGTTCCGCGACGTGGCGAACAACTGGTCGCTCGTCGGCAATGCGACCATCTTCCTCGACACGGTTGCGCCAACTGGCACGCTTGCGATTAACACCGGCGCGGCGCAGACAACCAACACCGACGTCATGCTGACGCTTGTTGGCGATGATGCCGCCCCGGCTTCGGGTGTGGCGGTGATGCGCTTCAGTAACGATGGCACGAACTGGTCAAGCTGGGAGCCCTACGCGGCGACCAGAGGCTGGACGCTCAGCGGCGGCGCTGGAATCAAGACCGTCCGTGTCCAGTATCGCGACAATGCTGGCAATCTCTCGGCGGTCGAACAAGCTACGATTGTGCTCGAGCCGAATCAGCTGGAATATCGTGCTCTCGTTCCGCTGATCATCAAGTAA
- a CDS encoding DUF2399 domain-containing protein: protein MPFLRAWLRGEPFAPLDMPAGAPPADFRTLERAVAALLHSSKDRRGFGYTLEWHTRETRAHGRQSLPVRIHVPSAEDMLLLIGKPAEFAAFVDDVALIRAALPELEAWLEANPQHVIEQHGAWPELLRVCAYFRANPHPNMYIRELPIALHTKFIEHHSSILTCLLDALLPEAAVNREEKQFERRYGLRYDTPLIRIRLLDDTLPARLGLALMDVAAPAAQLAALPCEGLRCVVAENKLVFLTLPPLPNTIAIFGSGFQVELLRELPWLHACPIWYWGDLDAQGFQILARLRALFPQVVSLMMDVPTFEAFREFAVSGTESRVVELPQLTHDEQALYANLARANLRLEQERISYMYAVQHIYDIATS, encoded by the coding sequence ATGCCATTCCTGCGCGCGTGGCTGCGCGGCGAGCCGTTCGCGCCGCTGGACATGCCAGCCGGTGCGCCGCCCGCCGATTTCCGCACCCTGGAGCGGGCGGTCGCCGCGCTGCTGCACAGCTCGAAGGATCGACGTGGCTTCGGCTACACCCTGGAATGGCACACGCGCGAGACACGGGCGCATGGCCGCCAGTCGCTGCCGGTGCGCATCCATGTGCCAAGTGCCGAAGACATGCTGCTGCTGATCGGCAAACCGGCTGAGTTCGCTGCATTTGTGGACGACGTGGCGCTGATCCGCGCGGCGCTGCCGGAGCTAGAAGCCTGGCTCGAAGCCAACCCGCAGCATGTGATCGAGCAGCATGGCGCGTGGCCCGAGTTGCTGCGCGTGTGCGCCTACTTCCGGGCGAACCCGCACCCGAACATGTACATCCGCGAGCTGCCGATCGCGCTTCACACCAAATTCATCGAACACCACAGTTCAATTCTGACCTGCCTGCTGGATGCGCTGCTGCCGGAAGCTGCTGTGAATCGCGAGGAAAAGCAGTTCGAGCGGCGCTATGGCCTGCGCTACGACACGCCCCTCATTCGCATCCGGCTGCTCGATGATACACTGCCAGCGCGGCTCGGGCTGGCGCTGATGGATGTGGCCGCGCCTGCTGCACAGCTGGCAGCACTGCCATGTGAAGGGCTACGCTGCGTGGTAGCCGAGAATAAGCTGGTGTTCTTGACTCTGCCGCCGCTGCCAAACACAATCGCGATCTTTGGCAGCGGCTTTCAGGTCGAACTGCTGCGCGAACTGCCGTGGCTACACGCATGCCCAATCTGGTACTGGGGCGACCTCGATGCACAGGGCTTCCAGATACTCGCCCGGCTGCGCGCGCTGTTCCCGCAGGTCGTCTCGCTGATGATGGACGTCCCAACGTTTGAGGCATTCCGCGAGTTCGCTGTTTCTGGAACGGAATCCCGCGTTGTCGAACTTCCTCAACTGACACATGATGAACAGGCGCTGTACGCAAACCTAGCCCGCGCAAACCTGCGGCTGGAGCAGGAGCGGATCAGCTATATGTATGCAGTACAGCACATATACGACATTGCTACTAGTTAG
- a CDS encoding IS5 family transposase: MARYELSDEHYLLIEPFLPINDGKVGHPYDPHRPILNGIFWRLHAGAAWPDIPERYGNWKTIYDRYVSWRRNGIWDRILKVLQTKLDAHGAIDWEQWSLDGTIVRAHRVAAGAEKSGPDGEVEPGNHALGCSVGGFSTKIHLLSDGNGIPLDACLTPGQTHESTQVETIMEHVAIERASGRVRRRPCRLAADRAYDAQRIRHFLRLRGIKPIIPPKQHKGKRKRGRPIGYDREQYRRRSGIEQCVGWLKECRAVATRYEKLALNYLGLIKLAFIERYLRLLTRAVVPT, encoded by the coding sequence ATGGCACGCTACGAACTCTCTGACGAACACTATCTGCTGATTGAACCCTTTTTGCCGATTAATGATGGAAAGGTCGGCCATCCTTATGACCCGCACCGTCCGATTCTTAACGGCATTTTCTGGCGACTGCATGCCGGCGCCGCCTGGCCCGACATTCCTGAGCGCTACGGCAACTGGAAGACGATCTATGACCGCTACGTTTCCTGGCGACGCAACGGCATTTGGGATCGCATCCTCAAGGTGCTCCAAACCAAACTGGATGCACATGGTGCAATCGACTGGGAGCAGTGGTCACTGGATGGCACAATCGTCCGTGCGCATCGTGTCGCTGCTGGCGCCGAAAAGAGTGGGCCAGACGGTGAGGTCGAACCCGGCAACCACGCGCTTGGCTGCTCGGTGGGCGGCTTTAGCACCAAAATCCATCTGCTCAGCGATGGCAACGGCATCCCGCTCGATGCCTGTCTCACGCCTGGACAGACCCACGAATCGACCCAGGTCGAAACGATTATGGAGCACGTTGCCATTGAGCGTGCAAGCGGCCGAGTGCGGCGACGGCCTTGTCGCTTGGCAGCCGACCGAGCTTATGATGCCCAGCGCATCCGCCATTTCTTGCGGTTGCGCGGGATCAAGCCGATCATTCCGCCTAAACAGCACAAGGGAAAACGCAAGCGTGGGCGCCCAATCGGCTATGACCGTGAACAGTATCGCCGGCGCAGCGGCATCGAACAGTGCGTAGGGTGGCTGAAAGAGTGTCGCGCGGTCGCGACACGCTACGAGAAATTGGCGCTCAACTATCTCGGGTTGATCAAGTTGGCGTTCATCGAACGGTATCTTCGCCTCCTGACACGTGCCGTCGTGCCGACATAA
- a CDS encoding AAA family ATPase has protein sequence MNQAQARADVAPNARLHLALLGPPSVIWAGRPLPIARRQAPALLYRLATPAGSSLQPVSRDHLCFLLWPDLPQATARRNLTVVVAQLRHALPQSDVLNVTGNTIGLRDEAVTTDMATFAARVPHALRNGSLDDLAATVRLYRGPFLDGFALPDAPEFEAWADGERQAWERRYLDLLATLVAGYQAEGAYPEAIAAAQQALTTDPLAEEQHRTLIALYAAQGDRIAALRQFERCVVLLERELGVEPLPETRALYEAVRDGRAPALPSSASSVGAALARHAAAANQPIAVTPARPPVPLGSLFGRDDELAALRALLESPDVRLVTLIGPGGSGKTRLALELARELTQHVPDSVVFVPLASLRDPSLVLEAVADACGVTGAGLPSPAAALHIALAGRHMLLMLDNMEQLLPAAPALAELLGALPELRLLVTSRNVLHLSGEQVFPVRPLPLPDLGHLPPPEQLAAQPAVALLVARTRALNPQFALSTENAAALATICVRLDGLPLALELASARLRLMPAHALLRRLDHRLALLTHGPQDLPERQRTLRSVIAWSEGLLDSAARTLFAATAVCAGSWTLDVTEELGQATGHPELRSPQGVLDAVAELVDASLVQQVVGSDGELRLELLETIREYALEQLEAQGALPRLVDAHTKGYARRATQAVPHLGRVEVAAWLDRIADDEPNMLVALAIAHARAEPEQVLQLLEALLRFWAIRGQLHEGRYWMEHALRPLAVAAAVAGHPDETARWLAMVCLSTVEICFLQGDYRASVLYLEASVAYWRATDEPGWLAIALMKLAAAYSMAGDVAAVAAPLAEGERLAQDTDHAAARAWLALSSGRDARHRGRPREARRWLSEAARYYRAAGDQWFLGHILLDLTPILLILGAEQEAEAHAVEALAIARQLRSQSVIAQALNELGEIARYQGRDQEAEAQYRECLLMLRRMGSQAEEPRLRHNLAQLALRRGELAAAAMGFAQSLAAFAASRIERGVMEGLVALGAVATELHRPLDAAQLWGAAAEVSAQEGWDLWPADQLAYASAVARARAASEPRAFEAAWQDGRALSVEAVRALAVEVAEQAPAAMVG, from the coding sequence GCCACTGCCGATCGCCCGCCGTCAGGCTCCCGCGCTGCTCTACCGTCTCGCCACTCCCGCCGGTAGTTCCCTTCAGCCAGTTTCGCGCGACCACCTTTGTTTTCTCCTGTGGCCCGATCTGCCGCAGGCTACCGCCCGCCGCAACCTGACCGTCGTTGTCGCCCAGCTGCGCCACGCGCTGCCGCAGAGCGACGTTCTGAACGTGACGGGCAACACCATCGGCCTGCGCGATGAAGCCGTAACAACCGACATGGCCACGTTCGCGGCGCGCGTCCCACATGCGCTCCGCAATGGCAGCCTTGATGATCTCGCGGCGACCGTACGTTTGTACCGTGGCCCGTTCCTCGATGGCTTCGCGCTGCCCGATGCGCCCGAGTTCGAAGCCTGGGCCGATGGCGAGCGACAGGCCTGGGAGCGCCGTTATCTCGACCTGCTTGCCACCCTCGTCGCTGGCTATCAGGCCGAGGGGGCCTACCCCGAGGCGATCGCTGCGGCGCAGCAGGCCCTGACGACCGACCCACTCGCCGAGGAGCAGCACCGCACCCTGATCGCCCTCTACGCCGCGCAGGGTGACCGCATTGCGGCCCTGCGCCAGTTCGAGCGTTGCGTGGTTCTGCTCGAGCGCGAACTCGGCGTTGAGCCGCTCCCCGAAACCCGTGCGCTCTACGAGGCCGTGCGCGATGGGCGCGCTCCGGCGTTGCCCAGCTCGGCCTCGTCTGTTGGCGCGGCGCTGGCTCGCCACGCTGCGGCGGCGAACCAGCCCATCGCCGTTACCCCGGCACGCCCCCCCGTTCCGCTCGGGAGTCTGTTCGGCCGCGACGATGAACTCGCGGCCCTGCGCGCCCTGCTCGAGTCGCCCGACGTGCGGCTGGTGACGCTGATCGGCCCCGGCGGCAGCGGCAAGACCCGCCTCGCCCTGGAGCTGGCGCGCGAGCTGACACAGCACGTTCCCGACAGCGTGGTGTTCGTGCCGCTGGCATCGCTGCGCGACCCCTCCCTGGTGCTCGAGGCGGTGGCTGACGCCTGCGGGGTCACCGGTGCCGGCCTCCCTTCGCCCGCCGCCGCGCTGCACATCGCCCTTGCCGGACGCCACATGCTGCTCATGCTCGACAACATGGAGCAGCTCCTGCCCGCCGCCCCAGCCCTGGCCGAGCTGCTCGGCGCGCTGCCGGAGCTGCGGCTCCTGGTCACCAGCCGCAACGTGCTGCACCTGTCGGGCGAGCAGGTGTTTCCCGTACGGCCGCTGCCGCTGCCCGATCTCGGCCACCTGCCCCCGCCGGAGCAGCTCGCCGCTCAGCCTGCGGTCGCGCTGCTGGTGGCCCGGACTCGAGCCTTGAACCCCCAGTTTGCGCTTTCTACCGAAAACGCCGCCGCCCTCGCCACGATCTGCGTCCGTCTCGATGGCCTTCCCCTGGCGCTGGAGCTGGCGTCCGCCCGGCTGCGCCTCATGCCCGCCCACGCACTGCTCCGGCGGCTCGACCACCGTCTGGCGCTGCTGACCCACGGGCCACAGGACCTCCCCGAGCGCCAGCGCACCCTGCGCAGCGTGATCGCCTGGAGCGAGGGGCTACTCGATAGCGCGGCCCGTACCCTCTTCGCCGCGACGGCGGTCTGCGCTGGCAGCTGGACTCTCGACGTGACGGAGGAGCTCGGACAGGCAACCGGCCACCCTGAGCTGCGCTCGCCCCAGGGCGTTCTCGATGCCGTAGCCGAGCTGGTTGACGCGAGTCTCGTGCAACAGGTGGTGGGCTCCGACGGCGAACTACGGCTGGAGCTGCTCGAAACCATTCGCGAGTACGCGCTGGAGCAGCTGGAGGCGCAAGGGGCGCTCCCTCGGCTCGTCGATGCTCACACGAAGGGCTATGCCCGTCGCGCGACCCAGGCCGTCCCTCATCTCGGCCGCGTAGAGGTCGCCGCCTGGCTGGATCGCATCGCCGACGATGAGCCGAACATGCTTGTCGCGCTGGCGATCGCGCATGCCCGCGCCGAGCCGGAGCAGGTGCTCCAGCTGCTCGAGGCGCTGCTGCGCTTCTGGGCGATCCGCGGACAGCTCCACGAGGGCCGCTACTGGATGGAGCACGCCTTGCGGCCCCTCGCCGTAGCCGCCGCGGTAGCAGGGCACCCGGACGAAACGGCACGTTGGCTCGCGATGGTCTGCCTGAGCACCGTCGAGATCTGTTTTTTGCAGGGCGACTACCGTGCGTCCGTTCTGTACCTGGAGGCGAGTGTAGCTTACTGGCGCGCCACGGATGAGCCAGGCTGGCTCGCGATCGCGCTGATGAAGCTCGCCGCGGCCTACAGCATGGCCGGCGATGTTGCGGCCGTGGCAGCCCCACTTGCCGAGGGCGAACGGCTCGCGCAAGACACCGACCACGCTGCGGCGCGGGCGTGGCTGGCACTGAGCTCCGGCCGGGACGCACGACACCGGGGGCGGCCGCGCGAGGCCAGGCGCTGGCTGAGCGAGGCGGCGCGGTACTACCGGGCCGCAGGCGATCAGTGGTTCCTGGGGCACATACTGCTCGATCTGACGCCGATCTTGCTGATCCTGGGCGCAGAGCAAGAGGCCGAGGCCCATGCGGTGGAGGCCCTCGCGATCGCCCGGCAGCTGCGGAGCCAGAGCGTGATCGCGCAGGCCCTGAACGAGCTAGGCGAGATTGCGCGCTACCAGGGGCGCGATCAGGAGGCCGAGGCGCAGTACCGGGAGTGCCTGCTCATGCTGCGTCGCATGGGCAGCCAGGCTGAGGAGCCGCGCCTACGCCATAATCTGGCCCAGCTCGCGCTGCGCCGGGGCGAGCTTGCGGCCGCCGCCATGGGCTTCGCTCAGAGTCTGGCCGCGTTCGCCGCGTCACGGATCGAGCGGGGCGTGATGGAGGGCCTGGTTGCGCTGGGGGCGGTGGCGACGGAGCTGCACCGTCCACTGGATGCAGCGCAGCTCTGGGGCGCCGCCGCTGAAGTCAGTGCCCAGGAGGGCTGGGATCTCTGGCCCGCAGACCAGCTGGCGTACGCGAGCGCCGTGGCCCGGGCGCGGGCCGCGAGCGAGCCCCGCGCGTTCGAGGCGGCGTGGCAGGATGGACGCGCCCTATCGGTGGAGGCGGTCCGCGCGCTTGCGGTTGAGGTGGCGGAGCAAGCACCTGCGGCAATGGTGGGCTAG